One Candidatus Micrarchaeia archaeon genomic window carries:
- a CDS encoding GNAT family protein has translation MEELKLVRSGKELRKLGAKAFMDYINPIIREKAYILMDKPVTLKQEKEWLESTAKAMDAKSQMKIILFVDRKIAGVCDVMRGRYKEMHNVHFGLSVAKKHRGKGYGEMLLRKGIQAAKKYFKPHRIWIEHLEGNETARKLYEKLGFIEVARLDEYENYFGRWIDKILMRYEN, from the coding sequence ATGGAGGAATTGAAATTAGTAAGGAGCGGGAAGGAACTCAGGAAACTTGGCGCGAAGGCGTTCATGGATTACATAAATCCCATAATCCGGGAAAAGGCGTACATACTTATGGACAAACCGGTTACGCTGAAGCAGGAAAAAGAATGGCTTGAAAGCACCGCAAAGGCCATGGATGCAAAAAGCCAGATGAAAATTATCCTGTTTGTGGATAGGAAAATTGCTGGAGTGTGCGACGTGATGCGCGGCAGGTATAAGGAGATGCACAATGTGCATTTCGGGCTTTCGGTCGCGAAGAAGCACCGCGGAAAAGGCTATGGCGAAATGCTCCTGAGAAAGGGGATTCAGGCTGCGAAGAAATATTTCAAGCCGCACAGGATTTGGATTGAGCATCTGGAGGGGAACGAAACCGCAAGAAAACTTTACGAGAAACTCGGGTTCATAGAGGTCGCGAGGCTGGACGAGTACGAGAACTATTTCGGGAGATGGATTGATAAAATATTGATGCGCTACGAGAATTAA